The following are encoded in a window of Haliotis asinina isolate JCU_RB_2024 chromosome 14, JCU_Hal_asi_v2, whole genome shotgun sequence genomic DNA:
- the LOC137261920 gene encoding FMRFamide-related peptides type HF-1-like produces MREDVAQVLALVVAALVPMVMLVNTVQAAPTECADGLCDDKLAASDGAFSDGTDLDKRMSKFVRIGKGHGSSFVRIGRPHSFVRIGKSTGLDSEYEDPEKRGGSNFLRIGKGMNRFLRIGKSVDTDKRASRFLRIGKSMEDDDEEMDKRGHAFVRIGKIPSSAFVRIGREPLLDRIMKKPSSSFLRIGRMGQSSFVRIGKKSSGSDEDTYSV; encoded by the coding sequence ATGAGAGAAGACGTCGCCCAGGTCCTCGCCCTCGTGGTTGCCGCCCTTGTTCCCATGGTAATGCTGGTAAACACAGTGCAAGCTGCGCCGACAGAGTGCGCAGACGGACTTTGTGATGACAAACTGGCTGCGTCTGATGGAGCATTTAGTGATGGTACTGACTTAGACAAGAGAATGTCCAAGTTCGTGCGAATAGGCAAAGGCCACGGTAGTTCTTTCGTTCGGATCGGCAGGCCACACTCATTTGTCCGTATTGGTAAATCGACTGGACTCGATTCTGAGTACGAGGACCCTGAAAAGCGTGGAGGATCCAACTTCTTAAGAATCGGAAAGGGCATGAATAGATTTCTGAGAATCGGTAAAAGTGTAGATACCGACAAACGGGCGAGCCGGTTCTTGAGAATAGGCAAATCTATGGAAGACGATGATGAAGagatggacaagagaggccaTGCTTTTGTACGTATCGGCAAAATTCCTTCCTCTGCATTTGTAAGGATTGGCCGTGAGCCTCTCCTTGACCGTATCATGAAGAAACCCAGCAGCAGTTTCCTGAGGATCGGACGAATGGGGCAGTCATCATTTGTGCGTATTGGCAAGAAGAGCTCCGGTTCTGACGAGGACACCTACAGCGTATAG